A segment of the Aureliella helgolandensis genome:
TGCTGATTACACCCAGCCCTCGAGGGTCGTTATGGACAGCAAAGGTGAGGCCATATCCACTACCGAAATTGCCATTAGAAACCTGGTAGTGAAATGAGGCAGAGAAGTCATCAATTCCTTGTGCTTGATTGAACCACAAGCTTCGGTTTTGATTACTACCACTGGTGATTTCAATTCGGTCAGATGAAATAGCGGCCGGAGAGCCCGCATCCGATTGATTATAAGTCCAATCCGAAAAGTTACCGAAAGTTACGACTGCCGCGTCGGCTGACGTTGCCAGTAGGATTGTCATAAGGAAGTATGCGAATTTCATTGGAACGCCTTCGAGGAAGTGTCACATAACGAGAAATCTAATATGGTCAGCAAATCTAACAATGGGTGAACGGCCATGTTCACGGTGTTCCGGGAGTTGACTGGTTGTGCAAAGTTGTTCCGCCTCCGGAACTACCGTACAACAGTTGGTTCGCCTTTACTTGGGCCATTTAAGAATATCAACGGTAGTAGGTCCGTCGTCGTGAAAGCTGAAGCCAACGAAGAACGGCGAGCTAGTCTTCATGGAGTCAAAGGCACGCTCTTTAACCAATCGCTCTATAGTGCGCCACATCGAAATTCTGGCGTTTCCTTCGATGTAGCTATCGTCTCCATCTTCATCACTCTTCTCAACACCATTTTTCTTCGCGATCTTTCTCCACTCCGAAAGGTCTACCTCAGCGAATTCGCCGAAATCGAAATCGCCCGAATCAGTGTTGTATATTTCTAAAGGCGGACAGTTGAGTCCGTGCTTGGCCAACTCCCACGCACGCTTACCCTTGCAAGTCGCGCGGCGACTCTTCTTTGTCGATTTGAATGAGTCCAGACTAACATCAGAATTGTTTGAAACAGAGTCGATACTTATGCCCACACGTCCGTCTGCAACGTCGTCTGAATCGAGAAAAAAACAGCGGACCTCCGTAATTGGCTCTTCTTTGCAGAAGGCCTTAATTGCCCGAATCGCTGCTTTGTGTAGTTTCTCTTCAGCTTGTTTTAATTCGTCTTCGTACATGCGTTCTTTCATGGCGAACTTGTTAACAACCTTGGTAAATTAGAACAATTACATGTACAAGGGGATTATCCTGAGCCCGGTGGGCAATTATCCTCATTCAAGGCCCCGATTATCCACATCCTTAGGCGGAATTCCAATCTGAAAGGGCATGCACGACTCAAAATTGGTAGATTGGTTCGCCATCGGGTGGTGGGTAAAAGGAAGGTTTCTCGCAAGGCCTATCGATGAAGAAGCGGGATCCCAGTGGAACCGATAGTTGGAGAAGGTGCCCCCCAGTTAGTGACGAGAAGTGGAAGAGGGTTGTGTCAAATCTACTGTCACACTCCCATCTTACCCAACGAAAACAGGCATGTTCCACAGACTCTTAATCAGCGGGTCCAAGGTTCGAGTCCTTGCGGGGGTACTAAGCACAGAATCCCTGGGAATCCCCAAGCCTCTATGGCGGGTTTTCCCAGGGATTTTTTCGTTTCGCGGGGCAGGGGAGGCCTGCTGACGTGCAGGGCGGTTACCACCGCTGCCTTCGAGAAAGTCTGGCAGCTTCCTAATCGGCGCACTAACGGCTCTCTCCCATTGCTCGTCAGTCACCTGGAGGTAATACCTTTCAGCAACGCGGCTCGAATGTCCCATCCATGCGTTGATGACGTGGTCGGGAAACTTCTCTTGCATGTCCGTGAGTTCAGCACCACCTCAAGGCACCATGCGCCATGCGAAGCTACGAGGGATCAAGCAAGAGGCCTTCATGTGGCGCAAAAACCACCCCATTTCCTGTTTCACTCCGCTATTGGGCCGACGGTTTCGGGGATTCGCTGGCGAGCATCTCGGCTGCGACCATCAGCGCCATGGCGCCGCCGCGTTCGTCCAGGCCGAGGATGGCGGGGCGGTCGAGGTACTGGCGCAACGACATCTGTTTTCCAGTTCCGGTGCAGACGTCGAACAGTCTGCCGTCGGGGCCTACACGGAGTTTGATCGCCTCCCAGGCGCGCTGTGCGACAGGCCTATAATGATTTTCGTCGAGCCAGCCGTGGCTCAGCCCACGGAGGATCGCGAAGGTGATCATGCAGGTGCTAGTTAGTTCGCGATAGCTGCCGGGATGGTCGATCACTTGATGCCACGTCCCCGTGGGATCCTGGTGGATGACGAGCGCGGCGATATGGGCGCGAAATGCGGCTAGCATCTCGTCCCGGATCGGCTCGACGACTGACCGATCAATAACACGCGATTCCAGCACCGCGTCCAAATCAGTGAGGGCGATCGCCAATCCGAGCGCGGGAAATCCATTGCCGCGTCCCCAGGGCGATTCATTCAAAGGCGAGTGACGGTACAGCCCGTCGTCTCGCAAGCAGAGATCCCGCATGAAGTCGAGATGCCGAATCGCCATCTCGATGTACTTCGCATCGCCGGTGAAGCGTCCTGCTGCGGTCAGAATCGGACAGGCCATGAAGACGGCATCGCTCATCTCGCTGTGGAACGGCATCGCCTCGTGCGGCTTGCCGTCTTCATCGAAGGCGTAGTCGGCCGCCTCAGTGATCAGCTCGACATAACGGTGATCCCCAGTGGTGCGGGCCAGTTCCGCGAAGACGAGATGACCGGCGAGATGGCTGCCGGAGGCACGATCGTCGAGTGATGGTTTCTCTGCCAAGTAGTAAGGCGCGACGATCTCTTCCACGGACTTCAGAGAATCAGCGTCGCCGGTCAATTCGGCGAAGCGTGTCCGCGCCACCAGTGCTAGCGCTGGCTGATACATGACGGTGTTCAGATGATTGCCGTAGTGCATAAGCAGTTCAGTCACAACTTGGCTGGGAGTGCGATCGAGCCGAGCAATTGCGTTTCGACGGCATGCCGAAAAGGGGCCTTGCGGCTGCGGATTCTGCTTTGAAAGAAATCCCATCGTCGAAAAGCCTGAGTATTCAAGCACGGCGGGTAGTTGCAGCGTCATCTCGCGATTCCAGACGGCCGGCCAGCGGAGTACGTACATATCGCCCCACCCCGCGGCGGGCTTCCTGCGCAGGGCTCCACCGAGCGAATCCTGGGGCCAAGCCACATCCTTGCCTTCGGCCTCGAACACCTGCTGCCAGACAGTATCGTGCGGCCCCACAAGCTCAAACACGGCATCAGGAGCAAACCAGCCGAGAAACCGCCAGATGTAGGCGGCCGTGGCTGCGTCACTGCTGCCGTAAACCTGCCCTTCAGGCGGAAATGTGAGTGGGACGGTCGGCGTCGCCTCCGATGATTCGGCGATCGGAACAAATGCTGCACACCAGCCATGAAGCAAAGAGTCCTCATTCTGACGCTGGCGTAAATTCTCGATAAAGCCGGCGACGGACTCCGGTGAAACGTCGAGAGTTTCGACCATCACCACGCGCACTTTCGACGTCCGGTAGTCAAGCGCATCCTCATCCATCAAGCACCAGATCGGCGATCCCTGTGGTGTAACGCCAATCGGCAACCGAACCATACCTGGCCATTGAACGTCGGCGAATGCCGCTTCGATCTGGGCATTGAGCTCGCCTTGCTTGTCGTCGGCAAGGGAAGGCACGGCGATTGTGCTGAGGACGACTGCTGTAAGAATTGTTCGGATCATCATTACGTCCTCTCATGCTGGGCGGGAATAGCGAGCGACCGGTATGGACCGGTATGCCGAAGCCTTAACGGTAGCAGTAAAGCCAGACTTGTGGTAGCCAAAAGACATTGATCCGAACAATAACGCAAGGCGATAGGCACACGCTGCCCGTGCCGAGACTGCGCCGCGCTTGTTACGAGCCTACTCCAGAGGAATTCGGCGGGGGACCGCCGAGCTGCTTTGTTTGCAGTTGCGGCGTCTTCTGAATACGTTGACACCAACGGCGCAAAGCAGCAATAGGCTCGATGAGGGTTCGGGAACAGCCGTTACGCGGATGGTACCGAAGTTGGTGAATTGGGTTCCGTTGGCCACGTTGTCGGCGCTGGTTGCAAACGATTGAGCGGCGATTGCAACTGGTTGAGGGCCCCCGTTGAACACACTAAAGGTGGAACTTCGATCGAGTGAAATCTCGAAGTCGCTTGGCTTAGAATCGCTGCGGACTGCGGCGAGCTCTAGTGTTGCCACAAGCTTGGGAGTGGTACCAACCAGGATGGTATTGCCACTGGGAAAGCCGATGTATCCAGCTACGCTGTCGCTCTGAACCAATTGTTGACGATTGCCATTCGCATCTTGCCTGACCGAAGTGAAACCTGTGCCAGTCTGTCCCGAAAAGATGTAGCCTGAGTCGCTAAGTTCCGACTTGCTTTGATCGGCTGATGGTCGAAACTCAAGTATGCCGGCACCCCCGAATTGGGGCGCGGAAATGTTGAACTTCAGATCGTAGATCCCGACATTTACCTCTCCAGCAGAATTGTGGACATACACGTTCACCGAGCTTGGGGTGCCGACTTGCACTTGTACGTCTTGGATTTCAATAATCAAGTCAGCTCTACAGCAATTGCCCGCCGCAAAGACCAGCAGTAGCGCGAGCCCGCGAGTGATGATTCTCATATTTCGGTTACCTAGTAGCAAAGAGAAAAGTATGGTTGTAATTAGAGTTTGGCTTTAGTCGTCCAGCAAATCTTTGAGTTCCGCACTGAGTTGCACTCCGTTTCGATATTGAGCCAATCCAACATCAGTACCGTCGACGGTTTGGCTGCCATCAACGTCACCGTCCAGGTTGGCTCCCGACTGACCAGATTGGCTGTTGATCAGTGCGACATCCGCAGCGTTGACTTCGGCATCGCCATTGGCATCGCCCAGGATTCGATAGAATCCGAAGAGTCCGTCCACGGCATCGGCGAAGCTGCCGTTACCGTCGACATCGACCAAAACGCGATAGAATCCGTCGCCGTCTGGCGAATATACGTTGTCTGTCAGTCCGTTGGCTCCAAAGTCCAGCTTCAGTCGAGTGCCGTCCTTGACGACGTCGAAGTCGGTTACCGCACTACCGGTGCCAGCGGTAACATTCGTTGCGTTCAGACCAAAGCGCTCGACCGCGACTCGCCCCGCAGCCAGTAGATCACTGAGTCCAGCGTCTGTATTGAAGAGTATGTCTAGGTTGCGGATGTAAGAGCGCTCGGCAGCCCCCTGTTGCACGTCAATTCCCGTGGCTCTCAAACCGACATCTGCAAAAGTGGCCGTGACCGACACGTCGTCGATCCGTTTGGGAGCCGCCTCGATGTTGCTGGCCGAATCTCGACCGATGCTGAAGAAGCGATACGTGTGCTGTTGACCGTCCGTTCTACCTTGGTAGCTGATGGAAGCCGAGTAATCACCGTTGCCGTCTTTCACGCCGGCACCAGAAGAACCGACTCGTTGTGC
Coding sequences within it:
- a CDS encoding glycoside hydrolase family 88 protein, producing MMIRTILTAVVLSTIAVPSLADDKQGELNAQIEAAFADVQWPGMVRLPIGVTPQGSPIWCLMDEDALDYRTSKVRVVMVETLDVSPESVAGFIENLRQRQNEDSLLHGWCAAFVPIAESSEATPTVPLTFPPEGQVYGSSDAATAAYIWRFLGWFAPDAVFELVGPHDTVWQQVFEAEGKDVAWPQDSLGGALRRKPAAGWGDMYVLRWPAVWNREMTLQLPAVLEYSGFSTMGFLSKQNPQPQGPFSACRRNAIARLDRTPSQVVTELLMHYGNHLNTVMYQPALALVARTRFAELTGDADSLKSVEEIVAPYYLAEKPSLDDRASGSHLAGHLVFAELARTTGDHRYVELITEAADYAFDEDGKPHEAMPFHSEMSDAVFMACPILTAAGRFTGDAKYIEMAIRHLDFMRDLCLRDDGLYRHSPLNESPWGRGNGFPALGLAIALTDLDAVLESRVIDRSVVEPIRDEMLAAFRAHIAALVIHQDPTGTWHQVIDHPGSYRELTSTCMITFAILRGLSHGWLDENHYRPVAQRAWEAIKLRVGPDGRLFDVCTGTGKQMSLRQYLDRPAILGLDERGGAMALMVAAEMLASESPKPSAQ
- a CDS encoding PEP-CTERM sorting domain-containing protein (PEP-CTERM proteins occur, often in large numbers, in the proteomes of bacteria that also encode an exosortase, a predicted intramembrane cysteine proteinase. The presence of a PEP-CTERM domain at a protein's C-terminus predicts cleavage within the sorting domain, followed by covalent anchoring to some some component of the (usually Gram-negative) cell surface. Many PEP-CTERM proteins exhibit an unusual sequence composition that includes large numbers of potential glycosylation sites. Expression of one such protein has been shown restore the ability of a bacterium to form floc, a type of biofilm.), with product MRIITRGLALLLVFAAGNCCRADLIIEIQDVQVQVGTPSSVNVYVHNSAGEVNVGIYDLKFNISAPQFGGAGILEFRPSADQSKSELSDSGYIFSGQTGTGFTSVRQDANGNRQQLVQSDSVAGYIGFPSGNTILVGTTPKLVATLELAAVRSDSKPSDFEISLDRSSTFSVFNGGPQPVAIAAQSFATSADNVANGTQFTNFGTIRVTAVPEPSSSLLLLCAVGVNVFRRRRNCKQSSSAVPRRIPLE